A window of Hymenobacter aerilatus contains these coding sequences:
- a CDS encoding TonB-dependent receptor: protein MPYFLRRLLLLSFLTLFLSPVLLAQTGAIRGKVLDGTRLSLPGASVRLPELGRGAVSDEDGAYLLADVPVGTHQVMVSYLGYQEFSTTVTVTDRTTATLPIELSAGTNQMGEVQVLGARLQGQAKALNEQRTNANITNVVAADQIGRFPDANVGDALKRVPGITVLNDQGEARFGLIRGTEPRFNSVTVNGERLPSAEGGTRSVQLDLIPSDMVQAIEVSKTLTPDMDADAIGGTANLVTRAAPNGLRISGTAGAGYNFLSEKVPYLGSLVVGNRFLDGKLGIIASGSYFNHRFGSDNVEAAWDRAEGERDYLTQFEIRKYDVQRIRRSGSVSVDYRLSPNSTLTLRSLYNVRDDFENRYRATYSGLGVPGSNGLTRGRYEIETKGGNGKHNARLERQKTFSNTLSGEHLIASRARLTWAGTYAYASENRPQESYISFRTGNISLRPNTIDEEHPVVEPAAPLNYTTIPFRRYQLRNDNTHERDLNGRIDLLLPLQTEGPFMNSLKVGGRYRDKHKEVAQRRGELVTEEDVTWNSIPTADFSDNHFLANGGNTRYRIGPAAQNSALPAFQQQFNATYEDNTYDNLSASFRADERISGGYAMLNQQLGARFSAIAGLRVEHTYIRYQATIPADATGEGPTTNATGVNSYTNFLPALHLKYNLTDNTILRAAYTNSLARPDYAALAPTRTVDASTNELTEGNPDLKATTSTNFDLMAEHYFTSVGLISGGVFYKDISNFVFTTTELNYTDPVTGNTFLRYNRPLNGNSATLRGAEVAIQRQLDFLPGVLRGLGVYANYTFTSSRANGLAERTSLPGTAKHNWNTSLSYESKRLTLRVSVNRHSGFVDPDEASVTLSDGSTAFRYLDHQLQLDANAGYAFTPKLRLFVEANNLTNQPLRYYQGNRNRTVQSEYYNARFNAGLKFDL from the coding sequence ATGCCCTATTTTCTACGCCGACTGCTCTTATTGAGCTTCTTAACACTATTTCTATCGCCGGTGCTGCTGGCCCAAACGGGTGCCATTCGAGGCAAGGTGCTGGATGGTACCCGCCTGTCGTTGCCGGGCGCTTCGGTGCGGCTGCCGGAGCTGGGCCGCGGTGCCGTATCGGATGAGGACGGCGCCTACTTGCTAGCCGATGTACCCGTGGGCACCCACCAGGTAATGGTTTCCTACCTCGGCTACCAGGAGTTTTCGACTACCGTGACGGTGACTGACCGCACTACCGCTACCCTACCCATCGAGCTGAGCGCGGGCACCAACCAAATGGGCGAGGTGCAGGTACTAGGTGCCCGCCTGCAAGGCCAGGCCAAAGCGCTGAATGAGCAGCGCACCAACGCCAACATCACCAACGTGGTAGCCGCCGACCAGATTGGCCGTTTCCCCGATGCCAACGTGGGCGACGCCCTCAAGCGCGTGCCCGGCATCACAGTGCTCAACGACCAGGGCGAGGCCCGCTTCGGCCTGATTCGGGGTACGGAGCCGCGCTTCAACTCCGTAACGGTAAATGGCGAGCGGCTACCCTCGGCCGAAGGCGGTACCCGCAGCGTGCAGCTCGACCTGATTCCGTCGGACATGGTGCAGGCCATTGAAGTAAGCAAGACCCTGACGCCCGACATGGACGCCGATGCCATTGGCGGCACCGCCAACTTAGTGACGCGCGCCGCGCCCAACGGCCTGCGCATCTCGGGCACAGCGGGTGCGGGCTACAATTTCTTATCAGAGAAGGTGCCCTACCTGGGCTCGCTAGTAGTTGGCAACCGCTTCCTGGATGGCAAGCTGGGCATTATAGCCAGCGGCTCCTACTTCAACCACCGCTTCGGTTCCGACAACGTGGAGGCTGCCTGGGACCGGGCCGAAGGCGAGCGGGACTACCTCACGCAGTTTGAAATCCGCAAGTACGACGTGCAGCGCATCCGGCGCAGCGGCTCGGTGTCGGTGGACTACCGCTTGTCGCCCAACTCTACCCTTACCCTGCGCAGCCTCTACAATGTGCGCGACGACTTTGAGAACCGCTACCGCGCTACCTACTCCGGCCTGGGTGTGCCGGGTAGCAACGGCCTGACGCGTGGCCGCTACGAAATTGAAACCAAAGGTGGTAACGGCAAGCACAATGCCCGCCTGGAGCGTCAGAAAACCTTCAGCAACACGCTTTCGGGTGAGCACCTGATTGCCAGCCGCGCCCGCCTCACCTGGGCCGGCACCTACGCCTACGCCTCTGAGAACCGTCCCCAGGAAAGCTACATCAGCTTCCGGACGGGCAACATCTCACTGCGCCCCAATACGATAGACGAGGAGCACCCCGTTGTGGAGCCAGCAGCGCCCCTCAACTATACCACTATCCCCTTCCGCCGCTACCAGTTGCGCAACGACAACACCCACGAGCGCGACCTGAACGGCCGCATCGACTTGCTCCTACCCCTCCAAACCGAGGGTCCGTTCATGAACAGCCTGAAGGTAGGCGGCCGCTACCGCGACAAGCACAAGGAAGTAGCCCAGCGCCGGGGCGAGCTGGTGACGGAGGAAGACGTGACCTGGAATTCCATTCCAACCGCCGATTTCTCCGATAATCATTTCCTCGCCAACGGCGGCAATACGCGCTACCGGATAGGTCCGGCTGCCCAAAACTCGGCGCTACCAGCTTTCCAGCAGCAGTTCAACGCCACTTATGAGGACAATACCTACGACAACCTCTCGGCCAGCTTCCGGGCTGATGAGCGGATTTCGGGTGGTTACGCCATGCTGAATCAACAGTTGGGCGCTCGGTTTTCGGCCATTGCTGGCCTGCGAGTAGAGCACACCTACATTCGCTACCAGGCTACCATTCCGGCCGATGCCACTGGTGAAGGACCTACTACCAATGCTACGGGCGTGAATAGCTACACCAACTTCCTGCCCGCGTTGCACTTGAAGTATAACCTGACCGACAACACCATTCTGCGGGCAGCTTACACCAACTCGCTGGCCCGCCCCGACTACGCTGCGCTGGCCCCTACCCGCACCGTCGATGCCTCGACCAACGAGCTGACCGAGGGTAACCCCGATCTGAAAGCTACTACCTCCACCAACTTCGACCTGATGGCCGAGCACTACTTCACGTCGGTGGGGTTGATTTCGGGCGGCGTATTTTATAAGGACATCAGCAATTTCGTGTTCACCACCACGGAGCTGAACTACACCGACCCTGTCACCGGCAACACGTTTCTGCGTTACAACCGGCCGCTCAACGGCAACTCAGCTACCTTGCGCGGAGCTGAAGTAGCCATCCAGCGTCAGCTCGATTTCCTACCCGGCGTGCTGCGTGGGCTGGGCGTGTATGCTAACTATACCTTCACGAGCTCCCGCGCCAATGGCCTAGCTGAGCGCACCTCCCTACCCGGCACCGCCAAGCATAACTGGAACACGTCGCTTTCCTACGAGAGCAAGCGCCTGACACTGCGCGTGTCCGTAAACCGGCACAGCGGCTTCGTCGACCCCGACGAGGCGTCGGTTACGCTTTCCGACGGCAGCACGGCCTTCCGCTACCTCGACCACCAGCTCCAGCTGGATGCCAACGCCGGCTATGCCTTCACGCCCAAGTTGCGGTTGTTTGTGGAAGCCAACAACCTCACCAACCAGCCCCTGCGCTACTACCAGGGCAACCGCAACCGTACGGTGCAAAGCGAGTACTACAATGCCCGCTTCAATGCTGGTCTGAAGTTCGACTTGTAG
- the uvrB gene encoding excinuclease ABC subunit UvrB, translating to MNYQLTSEFKPTGDQPTAIAQLVEGINNGEPAQVLLGATGTGKTFTMANVIAETGKPALVLCHNKTLAAQLYGEFKTFFPNNAVEYYISYYDYYQPEAYIASTDVFIEKDLAINQEIEKLRLHCTSTLLSGRRDVIVVASVSCIYGIGNPEEFGKNVIYMAPGLKFSRNNLLYQFVQILYSRTEAEFTRGSFRVKGDTVDVFPAYADYAYRIFFFGDEIEAIHRIDPISGKKLADEKSATLYPANLFVTGKDTLNEAIKQIQFDLVQQHAYFEKEGRDSEAKRIMERTEFDLEMIRELGYCSGIENYSRYFDGRQPGSRPFCLLDYFPDDFLLVVDESHATMPQIRAMWGGDRSRKTALIEYGFRLPSAFDNRPLTFNEFESMYRQAVFVSATPADYELAQADGVVVEQIIRPTGLLDPEIDIRPSINQIDDLLDEVDERVKMGDRVLVTTLTKRMAEELQKYMERLGIKSQYVHSDVKSLDRVEILRQLRLGEIDVLIGVNLLREGLDLPEVSLVAILDADKEGFLRDQRSLIQTMGRAARNDHGKVIMYADRMTGSMQRAIDETNRRRATQMAYNEEHGITPRTVKKSREAIMGQTSVADYRIAEPKAYVGPSEESALALAAEPIVSMMNRTDLEKLIKTTEKQMEAAAKELDFLQAAKFRDELSQLKQLLKNKRE from the coding sequence ATGAACTACCAACTTACCTCGGAATTCAAGCCGACCGGCGACCAACCCACCGCCATTGCCCAACTCGTGGAGGGCATCAACAACGGCGAGCCGGCGCAGGTGCTGCTGGGCGCCACCGGTACGGGTAAAACCTTCACGATGGCCAACGTTATTGCCGAAACCGGCAAGCCAGCTCTCGTGCTCTGCCACAACAAAACCCTGGCTGCCCAGCTCTACGGCGAGTTCAAAACGTTCTTCCCCAACAACGCCGTCGAGTACTACATCAGCTACTACGACTACTACCAGCCGGAGGCCTACATTGCCAGCACCGACGTGTTTATCGAGAAAGACCTAGCCATCAACCAGGAAATCGAGAAGCTGCGGCTGCACTGCACCTCCACGCTGCTCTCGGGCCGCCGCGACGTGATTGTGGTGGCGTCGGTGTCGTGTATCTACGGTATCGGTAATCCCGAGGAGTTTGGCAAAAACGTCATTTATATGGCGCCGGGGCTGAAATTCTCACGCAACAATCTGCTCTACCAGTTCGTGCAGATTCTGTATTCGCGCACCGAGGCCGAATTCACGCGCGGTTCGTTTCGGGTGAAGGGCGATACCGTAGACGTGTTCCCAGCCTACGCCGACTACGCCTACCGCATCTTCTTCTTTGGGGATGAAATCGAGGCTATTCACCGCATCGACCCCATTAGCGGCAAGAAGTTGGCTGACGAGAAATCGGCGACGCTCTACCCCGCCAACCTGTTTGTGACGGGCAAAGACACGCTGAATGAGGCTATCAAGCAAATTCAGTTTGACTTGGTGCAGCAACATGCCTACTTCGAGAAGGAGGGTAGGGACTCGGAAGCCAAGCGCATTATGGAGCGCACGGAGTTCGACCTAGAGATGATTCGGGAGCTGGGCTACTGCTCCGGCATCGAGAACTACTCGCGCTATTTTGATGGTCGCCAGCCCGGCAGCCGCCCCTTCTGCCTGCTCGATTACTTCCCCGACGATTTCCTCCTGGTGGTAGACGAAAGCCATGCCACCATGCCTCAGATTCGGGCCATGTGGGGTGGCGACCGGAGCCGTAAGACTGCTCTCATCGAGTATGGCTTCCGCCTACCCTCGGCCTTCGACAACCGCCCGCTCACGTTCAACGAGTTCGAGAGCATGTACCGGCAGGCCGTGTTCGTATCGGCCACGCCGGCCGACTACGAGCTGGCCCAGGCCGACGGCGTGGTAGTGGAGCAAATCATCCGCCCTACCGGTCTGCTCGATCCCGAAATCGACATTCGCCCCAGCATCAACCAGATAGACGATCTGCTGGACGAAGTGGACGAGCGCGTGAAGATGGGCGACCGGGTGCTGGTAACGACCCTCACGAAGCGCATGGCCGAGGAGCTGCAAAAGTACATGGAGCGCCTGGGCATCAAGTCGCAGTACGTGCACTCCGATGTGAAGTCGCTGGACCGGGTAGAGATTCTGCGGCAATTGCGCTTGGGCGAAATCGACGTGCTCATCGGCGTGAACCTGCTACGTGAAGGTCTTGACCTTCCCGAAGTGAGCTTGGTGGCCATCTTGGATGCCGATAAAGAAGGCTTCTTGCGCGACCAGCGCAGCCTGATTCAGACCATGGGCCGCGCTGCCCGTAACGACCACGGTAAAGTTATCATGTACGCCGACCGCATGACCGGCTCCATGCAGCGCGCCATCGACGAAACCAACCGCCGCCGCGCCACCCAGATGGCCTATAACGAGGAGCACGGCATCACGCCGCGCACCGTGAAGAAGTCACGCGAGGCTATTATGGGCCAGACCTCCGTAGCCGACTACCGCATTGCAGAGCCCAAAGCCTACGTAGGCCCCAGCGAGGAAAGCGCCCTGGCTCTGGCTGCCGAGCCCATCGTGTCGATGATGAACCGCACCGATCTGGAAAAGCTCATCAAAACCACCGAAAAGCAAATGGAAGCCGCCGCCAAAGAATTAGACTTCCTGCAAGCTGCCAAGTTCCGCGACGAGCTGTCCCAGCTCAAGCAACTATTGAAAAACAAGCGGGAGTAG